TCTTTACCGGTGCTTGTGAGAATGTCGATTACCGGAGAACTTTAGATATACGTTTTGTTTTTAGGCGTCATTACTAATACGTTATTGACGGGTACCGAATTTGAGGTATTGGCGTTAGAGCTGGCAAataagccaaaacccgcgggttaacccgtgcccggcccgtgaaacccggctcggctggtttcaaaacaagccgggttcgggttggagaaatgccggcttgtgagtaaacgggttaacccgtcccggcccgggAACCCGCGGGTTGAACCCGTAAACCCGTAATGCTATCAACGGCTGAGATCGTAAGATCTAACTCCTCTCTTATATAACTCCTCAAACAAAAAATTTCTCAGTTCCTCCAAAACCTAAAATCTCCGCTGCGGCTCAGAAGAATGAAACGAAAGgctttctagggttttcttcatCATGGTAAGAAGATTCGTGGTTCATTAATTCGTTGTTCGTTTCATTAGTCATCTCTAttgatgattctgattctgatggtGTTGTTGTATTTTTCAGGTTCTCTCAAATGATATCGATCTGTTGAATCCAAAACCTGATTTGGAGAAGAGGAGGCACAAGCCTAAGCGTTTGGTTCAATCCCAAACTCCTTCTTCATGGTAACTACTCCTAGTACtaatcaccatcttcatcattatCAATCTCTTATCTATGATTTCATTTTATTGAATCTGATTTGGGTTTATTTGCTTGTTTGTGTTTATGTGTTTCTGTGGAAATTGTTGCAAAATTGGATGATTTCAATTTTTCGGAACTAACTTGAAGTTCCACTATTGTGTTTTTGCTGGCCTGCCTGCCTGTCAACGAAACTGCTTCCCATTCAGTTTGTATGTATTTGAGTATAATTTTGGAAACGCTTTAACTTGTTGGATGTTTTTGAGATGTCAATGTTCTAATTTGCTTGTTCACTTTAATGGGAGGACATCATTTGCAGTCTAAGAGACACTCCCTAATTGATGTTGCGATCAAATGTGAACTCAGACTGTCTCGGAGACTTTTCGAGTAACGTTCTCTGGCCTCATTCTTTTTATTGAGTTATTATTTGTACATCTAATTGGGGTTTGTAATGAATGGTTTGATTCTGTAGTTTGTGATGGGACATTCTTTCCGTCTCTCCACGATGAGATGTCTGCAATTGTGGGTTGTTTCAACCGGCGTGCACAGAACCTGCTACAAGTTCATTTATCTTCGGGTTTCAGAAAGTATTTTACATGGATTAAGAGAAAACTTGTGAAAGGAAATCACGTTGCTATGGTTGAAGAAGGCAAAAAAGGTTTACTACATATCTTTGCAGGTTATGCGGTTGGAGGAGGACATGTATTGCATATGGTTTGTGATTTAACAATAGCTGCTGACAATGCCGTTTTTGGCCAGACAGGTCCAAAGGTACTCGTATTATGCTTGTTTTATGAGCATTCTTTGGAATGTTAATTTTTTAATGCATATCTAGAAATTGCACACTAGAATTATTTTTCTGATCTCCTCAAAATACCTTTTACGGTGGATTTGTGCAGGTTGGAAGTCTTGACGCAGGTTATGGAAGTTCCATCATGTCTCGTTTGGTAAGTGTTGAAACTGAATTCTCTGGCGCAGTGGGGGAATCATAGCCCTTAACATGTTATTTTTCTTCTGGTGGTGGTTTACCAGGTCGGGCCGAAAAAAGCACGTGAAATGTGGTTTCTAGCTCGATTTTACAATGCTTCTGAAGCAGAGAAGATGGGGCTAGTGAACGTCGTAGTACCGGTGAGTTTATTACAGTCAACTACTCAAGGGGGCTACTGTATTGTTTTCAGCATTTTGTGTTTTTGATAGACAACAACTTTTTTTGTCTTTTCCCTTGAATTTCTGCCACCATTGCCAATTTGCTTGTGTATGGAAGATTTCGGCAGTGACAGCGACATTTCTTCTGCAAGAAGGTTTTGCCACTTTACTTTTTaccccaacaggatactactATGGATGTAGGGTGGCAGCAGTCAACCTCGTCGGCAATACAAGCCGAAGGAATGTCTCGCTTCACTGCTGTCTAGTGGGCACAGAAACTAACAATTATGCTGTCAGATATTAAGTGCCAAGGATGCTTCAACATGTAAGTAGTAGTTATTACTTGTATTTTTCAGTTTTTCTTGTGATTTTGGAGAATATATGAATATTTGAATCTTTGTGTTGTTGTTGGATTTTTGAAGGCAGAACAACTGTATTCAGTCACTCACAAACAGTGGTTGTATGTGGAAATTGTCAAACTGTCTTGTGCCAACCAACTGGAGGTAAAGCTAGACTTACCGAGGGATGCTCATTCTGGAGAAAGGGAGATTAAGCGGTTGCGATAAGGGGATGTTGTAGTCGATATTCATTATTACTAGTAGAACAATGTAGATTATATAGTGTTTGTTTTTAGCTAAATAATGGCTCCAAAATTTGATCTCATTTAGGATATGTTCTTAAGGTATAaaacgggcgggctaacccgtgaacccgcgggttaaacccgttacgggcacgggttgaagaaatgacaaccCGTGGAGAATTTCAACCCACGGGTTTCAACCCGTATCAACCCGAACCCGTGGAACCCGTAACGGgcaagccccggcccgcccgtttgccagctctaattggCGTGATCATCTAATAACTTTACCGGGAGACAAATCTGCAACGTAGGACATCCTATCAACATCTCGGTTGTTCATAAAGTGGGCTTCTTATAGTTAAGTATGGAAGGTGCATTAGTCTGGCAGAGTAGCTAGTCTAGTTGCAGGCTAAGCCATTTACCACATAACTGAACCCTGAGTTTAAAGTAggtaataaataaaaaagaatcaGTCAATCACAGGTCAGTCAAATATATTTTACATCAAAAGTAATTCAATCTTTACGTATCAAAAGAAAGCTAGCCTTATCTGCTGCAGCAAAAAAGTGGACATTTACTGATTTACTTGACCATACAAAAGTAAAATTCTTTTGTCCGTATGCACATCACACATTGGGGTCAAGTCTTTGTAATTGATGTACTTTCAAAACATATTGTTACCCGAACATTCATGTTTCTACTGCTTTTACAAAATTAATTAACTCATCATTATCCTTAATCAAAATTTTTTGATTATTGCTGCAGGAAGTAAAGTTTGGGAAACGGTCTTTTTTTCTTTAAACAAGTAGTATCAAGAAACTCTTAATCTCAAATTTAAATTGTAATTATCGCCATTAAACGAACATGGCTTTTTTAGTAGAAAAACATATAAATTTCGAGTCCCTACATGGTTTTATCTCATCGAAAATCTGTTTGATAAACAAACCGTTTTGTTCTGCTAGAGAAACATCTGGTAATACGAATATTTATAATGGTTAAGCCCCGATAAAACAATCATATGACTAACAACAAAACATTAGTACAATCAAAGAAAGTGTAATTTCACTTCAAATGAGTTTAATTTAACAGTAAAATTAACTTTAGAAACAATAGTTAATCATGAAAAGAAGATTAGATACCAAATTAAACAGAATTCAACCTAAAAATTCAAACTGATTGAAGTTTTGATTCATTATTGTTTGTGGGGATTCAGATAAAAAACGAGTACTTTAATCACTTGATCAAACTAGATATGCCCTACAAATATCTAAAAAGAACAAAGAGCAGGGTACCGTAaaacaacacaaaattggttaaaagggccaaaatcaataatttctgggtgaaattgacagttagattttgatactgtttaaatggacaaaaatgtaaaaatagacggtatgtaaccagtttcatcgtgcccattttcaaatattttttcttatttttaatttactgaggaaaaataaaataaaataatacactTAGAAGCCGCGTTTGTTTTTTACTGACTCGACATTAAAATTTGACTCTGGTCTAAGTCGACATGAAATTAGACTCAAACTCGGAGATGAATGAGTTAGGTTGGAAAAACCCACTAAATTTGTCAAAATTCATCTaatttaacaaaaataatatGATATATATGATAAATTTTTTTTCCGAGTTAAAATGAGTCATACTCATATGAGTCAAATTCGGATGCAACTATGTGCAAAAACTCAGCAAAAAACAAACGCAACCGGAGAAATCGATTGGTACTGCTGCATCTGTTGGTGTGTCTCTAAAGAAATCTTCCTCCATAACCTGCACTAATgaataatgcttgttttatttcATCAGAGcttattatttttctttgctCCAATTCCTATCAATGAATAATACAAACATTAAAGTTAGCTGAAAAATGTTGAATGGACTAGTCAAGATAATTAAGCACTATATGACTAGTATTATATATATTACCTCTGCACATGAAGCTTGCATTGCAAAATCACTGAAACAGCTTATAACACACTGTTGCATCTCAAGGCCTAATGCTTCAATGGCAGTAATAGTCGATAGTAACAACCCCGGTTTCCCTGCGCACGAAATCTCGACTCGAGTATCCATTTCCCTCCTATCTACTTCAAACTAAAAAGTTTTCATGCAAGATTATTCGATTTAGAGTCCGGGTTTCGGCTATAATTTTTGGCACAAGTAGTACTCTACTAACAAAAATATAATGTGAGCATACCTTGGGAGTATTTCTTATGAGGATCTCCTTTGACTTGATGTCCTTAAAGATATCCATTGAATTGTTTGTTGAACCACCCATTTGAGCgatttctcctctcaatgttttgaTTCTATCAAGTAATTCTTTCATGTAATCAATAGTATCTCCAAGTATAGATGTTCTGTCCATCTGTTAATTAAGAGAAACGTAACCCTAGTTTCACATATTTGAGATTATTTGAATTCATTAGTACATATATACTGTGAGTTAATTAATTACCTTGCTAATCTTAGGAACAACGGAACGGAGCATCGAAAGGCGGTCATTTAATCGTTTTCTTCGCCGTCTTTCCGCCATTAGATTCTTTGATGGTTGTCCTTCAACTTTCTTCACCTTAGTCGTCTTTCTCTCTAAACCCGTTTCAAATACTTGAATCTGGTTCGTACTAGCTTGATGAACTTGCTCAAGTTTAAGATTTGTATCATTGTTCTCATCTTCGATTAACTTTTGAGGTTGATGATCATTGCATAATAAAGGACTAGGTAAAACCATTTGATCATCATGTTGCTCTATGAACAATGGAGTTGGTACTGCATCTTGCTTTTGCTCAAAAGTGAAATTGCCTATCTCTGGCATTATAAAGCTAAGATCTTCTCCAAATGGGACACTCATTTCATTGAATGAAGAAACAAGATCGAGTTGTGACTTTGTCGAAGACATTTCTCCGAACAATGACGGACTCGGTGGGAAACAATGCAAACTTGGAGGGTTATTAGTAATCATCATCTCGTTGAAGCAATTGAAAGTACTCCATCCATTCGACAGCATCATCATTTCATCATCAGTAGTGGCATTCATTTGTGGAGGAAAGGTTTCCCAACTTTCTCTCCTTAAGCTCAGTAATTCCTCTAAGAAACCTTGCTCATCAACCTCCATTAtgttgcttcccttcttcctcTGGTTCACTCACTGTATGCAAAAGCTCTCAGCACAAGGTTGCAGAAATCATGCATATATACAACAGGCAGTAAGAGCACACAAAATGATTCCCCTTCTTAATGGATGAAATATGGTACTATGTACTTTTGTTTTCGTTTCAAAATAAATAGTTCTTACTGCTGCCTAAAGGTATCTAAAATATTGTGCATAGGTTAAAATTTTTTATAGCAGTTGGAGCCAATATAAGGTACACTAAAGGAATCTGCTTTTACTCCTCTCTTTTTCacttttcattcattctttttaaACAATAGTGTGGTTCTAAATTGACAATCCGTGTGGGAATAGAGCTAAACTTTCATTTTTTGGAGTTAGCACTGAGATAGAGGTAGAGCACCGAGCCATATATGGAGTCTGGATTTTAAGCAGATTTGGGGAGCGTGTAATAGTCATTTTAAGCACTTAACCTCTATAAAgatcaccttttttttttctttttttacgtaGAAGAGATACCTGACAATCAATATCCAATGCTATTGACAATTTCATGAAACAAACTGTGCGCAATACTATGATATTAATCACTTTTCTCATGCCTAGGTGTTAGTCTAATTGTGATGACAAAGAAGTGTACATATGCTTGGACAAAACCTGAAAATTCAATGGACTAAAATGAACTCTCATAAATGTCATGAAAACAATGACCCCCACCATATATATGTCCCGATGGGAAAGGATGGGAAACTAGACCTTGTCAGGGTCTATGATGCCACATTGCTACTGCATGCAAATATGTTTCCCATGAAACATTAATTAGGTTGATGTCTCTATATTCAAATGATGATACATCTTTCACcaattttctctcttttctcCATCAAAAAATATTGATCGCATCTATGTTTATCAGACCTGGTCGAGTCTCtttattgtttgtttttctttaataTGTTTTTGTGATGTATCTGACTCAGAATTATTAAACGTAGCATAATAATAAGTTAAATTCAGATGTAATGAgttagattctcataagagtttgTTGAGTTAAAAAAGAATAAACGGTTTGTAAATTTTAGCTTATGCTGCTTAAAACAACCTATGTACTTAATTACTATGTTTGAGCTGTGACAAAACATCCAAGTATACGACTCATTTGATCCTGTTTGCAGTTTTGTCTGCTATAAAATTTCTGCCGATACAAACAGCATCTGAATCGGAGGTATCCAAGATCAGGAGCTAAATGCAGATGCCAAAAATATCATGTTGCTTTGTTTGAAATCTACCAAAACATCCAAAAAAAATCTCATTGAAATTTTGAGTCTAGTTACATCTTCTTCAAGCAAATTTTGGATTACGGGTCAGAGATAACAGCCTAACACGACaactgttggattaacttcaacatagaagtcactaacaagctgtttaggacaagattaggaaattgatgtaatcataagggaattagaagtcatctagttctaagaaaaggtaaGACaagtaataaggtaataggactaggaaaatgaattcataattttatatatatatatgatcaccaaagttgtggttgatcatatgagcaagattagagcttgtgtttagttttgagagattttctaaacatcaataaagagagttgtctttatataagctaagtttcatcttgaagttgccattaattggtatcagagcttgttttctgagccatggaaaacgaaaccaccattgtgggtgcaaaacagttcacgccaccatcaatacaagttccaatcctcaacgccacaaactacacagtatgggccatgagaatgaaggtactgatgaaaatctacaaagtttgggaaacgattgatcctggtacattggacccagacaaaaacaatgttgccattggattactctttcaagcaataccagaatgtcttgttctacaagttggtgaacatgaaacttcaaagaaaatttgggatgcaataaagacacgtaatctcggagctgatcgagttaaagaatcccgtatgcaaaccttaatgtctgaatttgaaagagtgaagatgaaagacactgatactattgatagcttagcacgaaagctatcagagatagcctcaaaagatgtgtcacttggacaatccattgatgaagataaactggtaaagaagtttctcaatagtttaccaagatccaagtatattcatatcataacttctctcgaacaagtcttagatttaaagaagactagctatgaagatataattggaagattgaaagcatatgaagagagaatccttgatgaagaaaacaatggagaaactcaaggaaaactcttgtacacaaactcttaccaaaaaaactctgcgacaagaggaagaggtcgtggaagaggtggtagagtaaacagaggccgaggaaggggaggaaggtttaactcacaagatagaacaacaagtcagaatgatcaaaaccaagggaaagaaaagaaggatagatcaaacattatttgttacagatgtgataaaccaggacacttctcctctgtatgccctgaaagaatacaaaagatggaagaagcaaacaataatgaaacaagggaagcagatacaactcttttcatgcacgaagttgtattcttaaacgaagggaaactaataccgaagaactacgaatcaaaggatggagaagaaggaatctggtatttagataatggagccagcaatcacatgactggtaagagacactacttttctgaacttaatgagaaaatcaaaggacaagtgaagtttggggatggatcttctgtagaaattgaagggaaaggatcaattctatttcagagcaagaccggagaacagaatcttgtcacaaacatctacttcatcccaaactcacaaagaaacattctaagtttaggacaagctacaaaagttggatgtgatgttagaatgcgacaagattatctaacagttcatgacccaagtggaagacttttagttagagtctcacgctcacagaatagactctacaaggtaagtctcatgattggaagaccattgtgtctgaatatgagactggaagatcagacatggaagtgtcacgcaaggttaggacacataagcttcaGAACCTTAAAggctatgtctcagaacaagatggttcgagggctaccacaacaaaacagagtggtggagaggagaaacaggactctaatggagatgacaagaattCTTTAGAGGCTATGCAGATaccctaattatctatggggagaagctgtacgacactccacatacctaataaacaagatacctacgaaagctctgaaagacatgactccatatgaaagtttgcgaaagagaaaaccaaacatagatcatttaagagtgtttggttgcaaagcatacgcaaaagttgattctgcaactcttaagaaactggatgatcgatctcatactcttgtgcatctaggaattgagcctggatccaaagcttacagattattcaatccaacaacgaaaagagtaatagtgattcgagatgtggtattcgatgaaaaagcaaactggaactggaaagaaactaatgatggacaaagtacggatccaggaatgtttcacatgagatggggtcaagtaattgatgaaggaaaaagacccatcatcatcaataccaatggaaagaatgatgttaatcaagaagaagaagagaataatgaaaacactgagaataacgaagaagtagaagaagaagaagaagaagaagaagaagaagaagaagaagaagaggagatcgatgaaataactcaacccattccactgcgaaaatcaacaagacagatacaaaagccataatatctggaggattatgttcttgaagctgcagaagaatgtgaggttatgctactttctgttaatgatgaaccaaggaattttcaggaagcaaaggtctcgactaaatggacacaagcatgtagagaagaaattatttcaatcaacagaaacaagacttggtttctagttgataagccaggtggggtaaaagtgattggtcttaagtgtatcttcaaggttaaaagaaatgatgatggaactattaacaaatataaggcaagacttgtatctaagggatacgttcaagaatcaggcatagactttgatgaagttttcgcaccagttgctagactacaGACAATtcatctcttaatagcagaagctgcatcaaactcatgggaaattcaccacttagacgttaagacaacattcttacatggtgaattgcaagaagatgtgtatgttgaacaaccagaaggttttgaagtaaaatgacaagagcataaggtttataagttatcaaaagctctatatggtctaagacaagctcctcgatcctggaatacaaagttagatcaaatcttaagagaaatcagattcgttaagtgctctaaagaaacatcagtatacagaagagaagaaaaggggacgcttcttgtgattgcagtctatgtagatgatctatttttgactggcaactcccttaaggtgatcaatgagttcaagagagaaatgtcatcgaagtttgagatgtcagacctcagaaaactcacttattaccttggcatagaagtccatcaaggagtagatgagattcagattaaacaagaagcttatgcaaggagaattctgaaagaagcgggacttgaaacttgtaatccaactaagataccaatggagtttggacttaaagtttcaaaggcacaagaagaagctgagattgatccaacgagttatagaagaaatgttggatgccttagatacttgttacacacaagaccagacttggctttctctgtgggagtagcaagccgttatatgcagagtccacgcaagtctcatggtgatgtagtAAAGCAGATATTGatatatctaagaggaacaatcagctgtggattgaagtatggtcgaggaggatcaaaaggaattgttgggtatagtgacagcagtcataatattgaccaagatgatggaaaaggtacaacgggtcatatattttatctaggagaagcacctattacatggtgttcacagaagcaagacactgtagccctctcatcctgtgaagctgagtttatggccgcaacagaagcagctaaacaatcaatatggcttcaagaactgttgggtgaaatcaaaggaagaaaacctgaaaaagttctcatcaagattgataataagtctgcaattgcactcactaaaaatccagtgtttcatgggaagacgaaacacattcacaaaaggtatcatttcatacgagaatgtatcgagaaggagatcatcaacattgaacacataccaggaactgagcagaaagcagatatattgacaaaggcattagctcggatcaagtttgaagaaatgagacaactgatttgagtacaagatatgtcacaggtaaggttgaagcttaacggggagaatgttggattaacttcaacatagaagtcactaacaagctggttaggacaagattaggaaattgatgtaatcataagggaattagaagtcatctagttctaagaaaaggtaaGACAAGTAATAAGGTAAtaagactaggaaaaggaattcatagttacatatatatatatgatcaccaatgttgtggttgatcatatgagcaagattagagcttgtgtttagttttgagagattttcaaaacatcaataaagaaaattgtctttatataagctaaattTCATCTTGAAGTTGCCATTAACAACCTGATTTGATCTCTCAGATACGTCTAATAATCTCCTTATTCACTTTGTCACGAATCAATTACATTTGTGTTTGGTTTATTAGTGGTTACTCTAAGCCAATCAAGGGCGATAATGGATTTTTTACGACGACATGATAATTTCAGGAATAAAAAAGCTacaaacaacaacaagagcatGCTGCATGCACGCACAGCCTTTAATGACAATGATCAAAAAAACAAGCAAGACCAAACAATAATAGGAATCGAAAACATATTATTATTCACACCTACAAAACAGACACTAACAGCCTAAAACACCAACCAACAGACCATCCTTACAGCACTGAGTGTACTCATTATAGAGGATATGATACAGCCATCATACTAGCAATCAATTCTCACGGTGGTGGTTTGAACAAAACGCTCAACAACGCGGCCAAAATAGTGTTCGGCCAAAATTACTAACCGAccaaaagatgaaaaaaatcatGTCACAGTGAGAGTCTGGATTAAAGAGAAAAATGATTCAGTGCACCAGCTGGGCAGTTAGTACAATTCTTTAGGCTGTAAAGAGTAAATAATTGATCCCCAGATAAATTTAAGCTTGATGTCAAATAAACCAACATGTATGGAATGCAAACACAGTAAACACGTGAACTCAAGACTACTATTTTCTACCACGCGTTAACTTACCATAAACGTCCTCTCTATGTCAATGTGGAATCACAGACGGCCATTAAAGATCAAAGCTATTCCCTGTTAGTACTCTCTCAATACAAGAGAGGTCACTGTTTACTTTTTTCCATTTTGCGACACATACTTCCTCTCGATCGAGGTTTGCTAGAGAGAGTGTTTGTCGCGTCTTTCCTATGACAACTATTTTATTTTTGGCCCGAGTTCTATTTAAGCAGTTCGATGTGAGTTCAGCATTCAAGATTTACAGTAAAATATATAAGTTTTCCAAGAAGTGCCATGGGGACGCCTAAATCATTACTTTTTTTTTCAACCTACGCCCGGGTAAAAAAATGCATAAAATTACTGACAAACAGGTGGTTTGTTTGTTCTCTTTTCTTCAAACCGGCTTGTCTTAATCTGGCTCATTATATATAAACATCTAATTTATAACATCTGTTTTAGGAAGAACAAACGATCTGACATCTGACTTAAACCTAATCACACTCTGAGTTAAGTTCAAATATCAAGTCAAAtccaaacaaacaaaataaataccTTCAGAAAAGTAAAACTCAAATGGCATTTTTTGCCGTAAATTTTTCACACTAATTGCACTTTGAAGGAGTAGTCTCACAACTGGATGCACATATATATtaaattttcattattttatgtCATTAGATTTTATCTGAATAAAGTACAAAAATATAGTTAGACTATTTGGGCTAGTCTACTAAATTGTCGAGGTATCATCACATTACAGAAAGAAAAAGATGAACTATAAACTGTTAGACGAGATAGATCATGGACCGATATTGTGAGTGGTGGTGACAAGACACACAACAGCAGTACAAATCTATGAGAGAAAACCATGG
This is a stretch of genomic DNA from Papaver somniferum cultivar HN1 chromosome 1, ASM357369v1, whole genome shotgun sequence. It encodes these proteins:
- the LOC113324423 gene encoding uncharacterized protein LOC113324423 isoform X1: MLRSNVNSDCLGDFSICDGTFFPSLHDEMSAIVGCFNRRAQNLLQVHLSSGFRKYFTWIKRKLVKGNHVAMVEEGKKGLLHIFAGYAVGGGHVLHMVCDLTIAADNAVFGQTGPKVGSLDAGYGSSIMSRLVGPKKAREMWFLARFYNASEAEKMGLVNVVVPISAVTATFLLQEGFATLLFTPTGYYYGCRVAAVNLVGNTSRRNVSLHCCLVGTETNNYAVRY
- the LOC113324423 gene encoding uncharacterized protein LOC113324423 isoform X2; translated protein: MLRSNVNSDCLGDFSICDGTFFPSLHDEMSAIVGCFNRRAQNLLQVHLSSGFRKYFTWIKRKLVKGNHVAMVEEGKKGLLHIFAGYAVGGGHVLHMVCDLTIAADNAVFGQTGPKVGSLDAGYGSSIMSRLVGPKKAREMWFLARFYNASEAEKMGLVNVVVPDTTMDVGWQQSTSSAIQAEGMSRFTAV
- the LOC113324423 gene encoding uncharacterized protein LOC113324423 isoform X3, coding for MLRSNVNSDCLGDFSICDGTFFPSLHDEMSAIVGCFNRRAQNLLQVHLSSGFRKYFTWIKRKLVKGNHVAMVEEGKKGLLHIFAGYAVGGGHVLHMVCDLTIAADNAVFGQTGPKVGSLDAGYGSSIMSRLVGPKKAREMWFLARFYNASEAEKMGLVNVVVPGGSSQPRRQYKPKECLASLLSSGHRN
- the LOC113340299 gene encoding transcription factor bHLH93-like; this encodes MEVDEQGFLEELLSLRRESWETFPPQMNATTDDEMMMLSNGWSTFNCFNEMMITNNPPSLHCFPPSPSLFGEMSSTKSQLDLVSSFNEMSVPFGEDLSFIMPEIGNFTFEQKQDAVPTPLFIEQHDDQMVLPSPLLCNDHQPQKLIEDENNDTNLKLEQVHQASTNQIQVFETGLERKTTKVKKVEGQPSKNLMAERRRRKRLNDRLSMLRSVVPKISKMDRTSILGDTIDYMKELLDRIKTLRGEIAQMGGSTNNSMDIFKDIKSKEILIRNTPKFEVDRREMDTRVEISCAGKPGLLLSTITAIEALGLEMQQCVISCFSDFAMQASCAEELEQRKIISSDEIKQALFISAGYGGRFL